From the Bacillus sp. FJAT-22090 genome, the window GAAGAGAAAGTATTAGCTCATTGGATGAATGAACATGACATTTCGTATAAGAAGCTTTCAACGCATCCCATTGAAGGTGGCGATGTAATCGTAGATGGCAATCGTGTATTTATTGGAATTAGCCATCGTACATGTATGAAAGCTATTCAAGCTTTGCAAAATGAATTACCTGATTTTGAGATTCTACCTATACCTTTTAAACCAAATTATTTGCATCTAGACTGTGTGTTCAATATTCTTTCCACAAAAGATGCGTTGATTTATCCCGATGCGCTCGATCCAAAAATCGTGGACCGTTTATCGAGCATGTATCATTTAATCGAAGTGAGCGAAAGTGAGCAGTTCTCAATGGGTACGAATGTGTTGTCTATTGGTCATAATCGAGTGTTTAGTTTACCAATAAATCGTGACGTGAATCATCAGCTGAGACAGCATGGATATCAAGTGTTGGAGGTCGATTTCTCGGAAATCATTAAATCAGGTGGATCATTCCGATGTTGTTCAATGCCAATTGTGCGCCATTAAGAAAAAAGTCAATAGCATCTTTATAGGAGACTATGCTATTTTATGCAATGAAAAACCCTTTAGAATTTGTTCTAAAGGGTTTTTCTGATTATTTATTCCGTTTTCTTGCTATTAATACAGTACCTATGTACCTTTAAGAATCGACATAATTACACAAATTTAGATTTAGAGAAAAACTGTCACAGGGGTAGTAAAATATAATGATAAATTACATTTGTCTGTAATTGTGAATGATCAAAATAACAAAACAAAGGTAATAGAGGAATTGCTCAATTAACAAAACCTTTTAAAAGAGAAACTAAATTGAAAATATTAAATCAGAAGCTGTAATTATAATCAAAAATGGAATAACAAATCCAAAAGTATATTACACTAATCGTTAATTTTATATTAAACAAACGGTGCTTCACTTGAAGAGTGTTGAGCTGCTTACCTGGCTCTTATTCATTGAAGTAAAAGAGAAGGTTAGTTGAACAAGAAAGTATGGTAAAATCAAAAAAAATATTGAGGTGATTGTATGAAATACACTTGTCCTTGCTGTGGCTATAAAACATTAGATGAAGAACCGCCAAACACTTATGAAATTTGTGAAATATGTTTTTGGGAAGATGATGGTGTTCAATTTAGAGACGCTGATTATGAAGGTGGGGCAAATGATGTTTCGTTAAGACAAGCACAACTAAACTACATTATGTTTGGGGCATGCCAAGAAGGCTCAATCGAATTTGTGAGAAAGCCGAACGAGAAAGATGTAGTAGACCCTGATTGGAAACAGTTAATTTAGAGTGTTATTAAGCCTAGGAGGAGTACATCGTGAAAAATAAAAAAATACTCGGTTTATCTTTTTTATTTATAAGTTTGCTATTCTTTGTCGGTTGTTCCGAGTATCAAGAAGACTTCACTTTCACAGGAACTGTTGAGGAGATAGTTGTTGAAGATAAAATACTGGTAATGAAAGAATACGATGCACCTGAAAGTAGAAAAGAAGGAAATGTATATGAAATCCCAGTTGACAAAGTTGAAAGGTACAACGTCGGACAAAAACTGGAAGTAACAGTCTTTTCGAATACTGATGTAGATGTTTGGGATTTGGACCATATGAAATTCGAAATAGAGGTAATTGATAACTAAACTCTCTTATTCATCTACCGGGATAGGTTAGTTGAAGAAGGTATTTCAACATTCAATAAAGAATTTGATGTAAGGGGTGAAAACATTGACTAGAATTGAATTTATTCGAAATGAAGAGAAGAAATATCACGATTATTGTTACGATAACTATAAATTATTTGAAGAAGGTTCTTGGTTATACAAACCTGTAAAAACGGTAACCGATTTATTACATTTATTTGATGATAAAGAGAATGTAAAAGTTCTAGACTTAGGTTGTGGAGTCGGCAGAAATAGTATTCCGATTGCTGAAGCAATCAAGTCCAAAAACGGTAAAGTTGTCTGTGTTGATTTACTTGATTCGGCATTACTAAAATTAAGA encodes:
- a CDS encoding dimethylarginine dimethylaminohydrolase family protein; translation: MVKIIQNQSKINCQSEYGTLKKVVLCEPQYMEIKEVINDVQKKYINDNIDRSLAISQHQIFEQTLRNEGVEVIKLRPSKDHPEQVFTRDIGFTLGNRLFISEMANPIRKGEEKVLAHWMNEHDISYKKLSTHPIEGGDVIVDGNRVFIGISHRTCMKAIQALQNELPDFEILPIPFKPNYLHLDCVFNILSTKDALIYPDALDPKIVDRLSSMYHLIEVSESEQFSMGTNVLSIGHNRVFSLPINRDVNHQLRQHGYQVLEVDFSEIIKSGGSFRCCSMPIVRH
- a CDS encoding CPCC family cysteine-rich protein → MKYTCPCCGYKTLDEEPPNTYEICEICFWEDDGVQFRDADYEGGANDVSLRQAQLNYIMFGACQEGSIEFVRKPNEKDVVDPDWKQLI